Sequence from the Gloeocapsopsis dulcis genome:
GCTGTAGCACTTGGCTTTCCCAACCGACAAGATCGTCAGGATGCTTAGACCACACCACGACACCTTCAACGCTAGCTGCTGCAAACAAAGGAGTATTTTGCTGGCTGGTCGCGGTTGACCACGTAATTTGGCGAATTTTCCCAGGAAAACCTCGCATTACCCAAGGGTTAGGATTATTCCATTCAAAAACGGCGATCGTGCGATCCATATTGCCCAGCGCAAAGTATTTACCGTTGCTAGACCACGCCACAGCAAGGCTAGCTGTGGGAAGATCGAAAATATATGGATCTTCGTTCCAATCGCGACTTTCCCAAATTTTGACACCTTGATACCCTGCGATCGCTAGGTACTGACCATCAGGACTCCAATCTAATCCTAGTACTGAAGAAGCATCAAAATTGAGTGTGGCAGTTGCTTCTGGCGTTGTTGCATCCCACACTAGAACATTACGCCCTAAACTTAAAGCAAGTTGATTACACACAGGATTCCAAGCGAGTCGATCAACCCAAGTTGGTGGATGCGATACATTGAGGAGTTGCCACTGATCGACCTCAGCATCTTGATGCAGTTGCCAAACTCTAATTCCTGCTTGACCACCCGCTGCAAGAAAGTGACCATCACTAGAAAAAGCAAGACAGTCTACTGATTGACTATGACTTGTTTGTAGTGGTAGTCGTTGCCATTCTTCTTGATTATCGGGTGTATGCTGCCACAGAATGACTTCTCCAGATGCAGAAGATCCTGCCAAAATGTTACCTTGAGGCGACCACGCGATCGCTGTTACGTAATCCTCAAGCATTTCAGAAAAATACAAATCGAACTGCTGAGGATTGACTGTTTGAGATTTCATAATTTCAACTTAGAAAAACATAGAGCTTAAGCGTTGCAGTAGTCGATACTTCAGCTAGTAGAAGAGGGGTGAGGAGTGTTAGCGTTCGCGTTCGCGTTCGCGTGCCGTAGGCATTAGCGTGCCAGATGGCACTATTTTGAATTAAATTTTCTTAAACTCAACACTCCCCTAACCTCTAATCCCTGACCCCTCGATTTACGCTATACACGCTAAGAAATTTTCGCGTAACTCAGCTTCATCAAGATTGCGACCGATAAACACGAGTTCATTTTTACGGGTTTCATTGGGTTTCCAACGGCGATCGCGTTTACCTTCAAAAAGCATATGTACGCCTTGAAAAACAAAGCG
This genomic interval carries:
- a CDS encoding WD40 repeat domain-containing protein is translated as MKSQTVNPQQFDLYFSEMLEDYVTAIAWSPQGNILAGSSASGEVILWQHTPDNQEEWQRLPLQTSHSQSVDCLAFSSDGHFLAAGGQAGIRVWQLHQDAEVDQWQLLNVSHPPTWVDRLAWNPVCNQLALSLGRNVLVWDATTPEATATLNFDASSVLGLDWSPDGQYLAIAGYQGVKIWESRDWNEDPYIFDLPTASLAVAWSSNGKYFALGNMDRTIAVFEWNNPNPWVMRGFPGKIRQITWSTATSQQNTPLFAAASVEGVVVWSKHPDDLVGWESQVLQHHVGVIQAIAFQPQSLLLASAAEDGLVCLWHKAKRIVQILEGAPQGFSCLAWHPQGQQLAAGGKDGELRIWTRSLRGQGFNHR